ATGTGGGCGCGCTCGTCGTGATCATGTCGGTGTCGAGCTGGCGCACCTTCCACGAGGGCAAGAGCCCGTTCGTGGAGGTCTTCCAGCAGATCGGCATCCCGGGCGCGGCGGGCTTGATCAACTTCGTGCTGCTCACCGCGGCGCTGTCGTCCTGCAACTCCGGCATCTACTCGACCGGCCGCATGCTGCGCACGCTGTCGCTGCACGGTGAGGCGCCGGCCGTGCTGAGCAAGCTGAGCTCCCGCGCGGTGCCCTATCTCGGGATCAGCCTGTCGGCGGCGGTGATGGTGATCGGCGTGGTCGTGAATGTGATCTCCCCGGACAAGGCGTTCGCTTACATCACCGCGGTGAGCACGATCGGCATCATCTTCGTGTGGGGCATGATCCTGGTCTGTCACATGATCTATCGCAGGCGCGTCAAGCAGGGGCTGCTCCCGGCCAGCGACTACCGCTTGCCCGGTGCGCCGGTGACCACCTGGCTCGCGCTCGGTTTCCTCGGACTCGTCGTGGTGCTGTTGTTCCTCACCGAAAGTGGACGCACCGCGCTCGTGGTCGGTGCGGTGTGGGGCGTGCTGGTCTGCTCGGGGTATCTGGCGCTGACCAAACTCGGCAAGCGAACCGCCTAGTCACGGCTTTCCGAGGGCCGACCGGCATCACGCCGGTCGGCCCTCGGTGTTTCCAGACGGAAATTCAGTGGACGGCGGTGAGAGGATCGCTGATATGTCGCGAACCTTCGAAGACCTGGTGGCCGAAGCCGAATCGGTATCGGTGGACGGCTGGGATTTCTCCTGGCTGGACGGTCGAGCAACCGAGCAGCGACCGTCATGGGGATATCAGCGGCTGATGAGTGCGCGGCTGGCCGAGGTGGACTCGGCGCTCGATATCCAGACCGGCGGCGGCGAAGTTCTCGCCGGTGCCGTGCTGAAACATCGCAAAACACTGCCGCCCACCATGGTGGCGACCGAGTCGTGGCCGCCGAACGTCGACAAAGCCACACAGCTGCTGCATCCGCTCGGCGCGGTGGTCGTCGCCGATTCCGATGAACCGCCACTTCCGTTCGCGGACAACGCCTTCGACCTGATCACCAGCCGTCATCCGGTGCGGGCATGGTGGGCGGAGATCGCCCGCGTGCTGCGTCCCGGCGGCAGTTACCTGTCCCAGCATGTCGGACCGGCCAGCGTCTTCGAGCTGGTCGAGTACTTCCTGGGCCCGCAGCCGGAAGCGCGCAAGGGGCGCGATCCCGAGGACGCTCGCAAGGAGGCCGAAGCCGCCGGGCTCGAGGTCGTCGACCTGCGCTTGGAGCGGCTGCGCACCGAGTTCAACGACATCGGCGCGGTCATCTACTTCCTGCGCAAGGTGATCTGGATGGTTCCCGGGTTCACCGTTGATCAGTACCTCGAGCAACTCCGTGAGCTGCACGAGCAGATCGAAGCCGACGGGCCGTTCGTCGCGACCACCACCCGATTCCTGATCGAGGCGCGTAAACCCGTGTAGCTACTCGGCGGTGGGCCGGCCGGGCAGCATCATCGATGCCACGATCAGGATGACCGCCGCCGCCGCGACAGCGATGAACACGAGGTGCACCGCCGAGGACAGTGCGGCCGGTGCGGGATGGTCGGCCCCGTGCACGTGCGAGTTCACGATCGCACCGAAGACCGCGACACCCACCGCGCTGCCGATGGACCGCGCGAACATATTCGTCGAGGTGACCACACCCCGCTCAGACCATTCCGCGCTCGACTGCGCGGCGATGATCGACGGCGTGGAAACCAGGCCCAGCCCGAGGCCGATCACGAAACACGACCCCGCCAACTGCCACACCGTCGACTGCTGACCGGCCAGCAGCAGCGAGGCCGCGCCCACCGTCGCGACGCTGCTGCCGATCAACGCGCTGTTGCGGAAGCCGATGCGCATGTACACCCGGCCCGCCTGCGAACCGGTGATCGGCCAGCCGAGGGTGAGCGCGCCGACGCCCAGACCCGCGACCAGCGCGCTGCTGCCGAGCACGCCTTGCGCGAAAGTTGGTACGTAGGAGGTCAATCCGAGAATGATGGCGCCGACGAACAGCGAGATGATGCTGCTCGCCACCAGCACCCGCCGGGTGAAAACCCACAGCGGCAGAATCGGATTCGCGGCCCGGCGCTCCACCAGCGCGAAGATCGCGAGCACCAGCGCGCCACCGCCGAAGATCCCGAGACTGGCCGGGGAGGTCCACGCCCAGGAGTGCCCGCCTTCGAGCAGCCCCAGGATGATCGCGCCCGCGCCGAGGGTGAGCAGCATCGCGCCCAGGTAGTCGATGCTGCTGTGCCGATGCTTGGGCGCGGTTTCCTTGAAGTGCCGCAACAACATCCACGCGGCCAGCGCCGACACCGGCAGGTTCACCAGGAAGATCCAGCGCCAACTCAGGTACTCCGAGAACAGGCCGCCGAGCAGCGGGCCCAGCACCGACGAGGCCGCCCACACCGCCGCGATATAGCCCTGCACCTTCCCGCGTTCGGCGAGCGTGTACAGGTCGCCGGCGATGGTCAGCGTCATCGGCTGCACCGCGCCCGCGCCCAGACCCTGAATCGCGCGGAAGATGATCAGCCCCACCATGCTGGTCGCCAGACCGCACAACAGCGAACCCAGGGCGAACACCGCGATGCCGAACAGCAGCACCGGTTTGCGCCCGAAGGTGTCGGCCAGCTTGCCGTAGATCGGCACGGTCACGGCCTGCGCCAGCAGATAGATCGAGAACAGCCACGGGAACTGGGCGAACCCGCCGAGATTCTGGGTGATGGTCAGGATCGCGGTGGCGATGATGGTGGAGTCCAGTGCGACCAGTCCGGTCGAGAGCATCAGCGCTCCGAGTACCGCCCCGCGCTCGGATCTGAGGCCGACGCCCGGCTGCACTGTCTCGGTCGCCACCGGGCGGCCCCTCTCGTTCGTTGGACTAACTGCTTCTCAACGAACGTATCGTCCCCTCAGCTATTCCCGCACGGAAGGTTTCCGTTGCGGCAACAAGGTCACGGCTTGCGGCCGACTCCCGCCCAGTACCAGGCCGATTCCGGGTCGGCGACGACGTTGGTCGCCCGGGGCGCGAGGTCGGGTCGCCAGGTGACGACCGGCACCACACCGGGCTCGACCAGTTCGGTGCCCGCGAACAGCGACTCCGTCTCGGCGCGGGTGCGCGGATGGAAGGTGATCCCCGCGTCCTCGGCCGAGTGCACCACCCGCGCCATCGCGCGTTCGTCGAAATCGGCGGTGGGATGGGTGATCACCAGGTAACTGCCCGAAGGCACCCTGTCCAGCAGTTTCGCCACGATCTCGTGCGGCTTGTCGCTGTCCTCGAAGTACATCAGCACGGCGACCATCATGATCGCGATCGGCTGTTCGAAGTCGAGGGTGTCGTTCAGCGCCGGATCGGTCAGGATGCTCTCCGGGTCGTGCAGATCGGCGTGGATGAACGCGGTCTTGCCCTGCGGTGAGCTCGACATCAGCGCGCGGGCGTGGGCCAGCACGATGGGATCGTTGTCGACGTAGACCACGCGCGCGGCGGGAGCGGCCCGCTGCGCCACCTCGTGGGTGTTGCCCGCGGTGGGGATTCCGGTGCCGATATCCAGGAATTGCGTGATCCCGGCTTCCTGCACCAGATAGCGCACCGACCGCCCGAGGAACGCGCGATTGGCCTGGGCCATGGTCTGGATGGCTGGTATATGTCCGGCTATCGCGTCGCCGAGGGCGCGATCGGCGGGGTAATTGTCTTTTCCACCGAGCCAATAGTCGTAGACCCGTGCTTCGTGCGCGATGGTCGTGTCGATTTTGGCCGATAATCCGGGGGTGGTTCGAACTTGGGGTTGCGCCATCGAGATTCCTTCCTTGGGCGTTCGCTCAGAATATGTTCAGCGAACCCCCAGCGGGCCGGTATCGCCCAAGCAAGACAGCCGGATTCGCGGCTGTCGGGCTGAGGTGCGCAAACCCGCTGACAAGGGGGCAAGACGGGTGCGGTGTGTCGGCTCTGCCAGGGGTTTTCCGTGTTGTTGAATGGGCCGCAGAGAACAAGACCGCACGGTCGGCGAATTTCTTCACCTCGGCATCCATAAGGAGCATGACAGTGAGCCTGATCCTCTGCGCGCTACAAGACACCGTCCTCGCTCAGGTCGTCGGCAACCCCGCACCGGAAGCTCCGCCGCTAGCCGACAAATTGATGCAAATGGGCCGCTACTTCACCTGGCTGGTCCAGCTATCCGGTATCACCGCCATCACCTACGGCGGCGGCCGCTTCGCCTGGGAGAAGTGGAACGGCGGCGGCCTGCAATCCCCGAAGATGATCGCCAGCGCCATGGCCGGCGGCGCCGTCGCCACCAGCGCCGGCACCATCATGAATTCGGTCATCTGAACCGATGTAAGAAACACCTGGTCGGAGGCGGGGTGTCACGCTAGTGCACCGCCTCCGTCCGTCTGTGTCCTCTGTTAGCGTACGAGAATGCAGGACAGCGTGACAGTTCGAATGGCAGCACCCGCTGAGAAAATCTGGAATCTCGTCAGCGATATCACCAATACCGGCAAGTTCAGCCCCGAGACGATCGCAGCCGAATGGCTCGGCGGCGCAACGGAGCCCGCAGTCGGCGCCAAGTTTCGCGGCCGTGTCAACCGCAACGGCTGGGGGTTGAAGTATTGGACCGTGTGCCGGATCATCGCCGCGGATCCGGGCCGCGAGTTCGCCTTCACCGTGCTCGGCCCCGGCGGGATGCCGATCAACACCTGGCGTTACCGCTTGGAGCCCATCGATGGCGGCACCGACGTCACGGAATCGTTCCACCTGCACCCCAGCCTGCCCCTCCGGTTGTACTGGCTGATCGCCGGCCGAGCGCGCGGTCGAACGAACAATAAAGGTATGCGAGAGACGCTGGAACGGATCAAAGCCGTCGTCGAATAAAGGGACGAATCGCGCACCTCAGTTGCGGCGGGTATGAAGCTCCGGTGGCTAGCGTCGGGGGACTGCCCATTTGCTGGAGCCGCCTGAAGGAGATCATCGATGCCCTTCTCACGTCGAGGATTTATTGCTTCGGCGGTGGGTGCGACGTCGTTATTGGTAGGGGAGCCGGGAGCGCGGGCCCAGACACCGATGGCCGGTCCCGGGGAGCCGGAGTACGCGAAGGCGACTGAGCGGGGCTACAACTCGCGGTTCGTAGCGCGGCCCGAGCGCGTGTATCTACCGGTCGATGCCGAGGAGGTTCGGGCGGCGGTGGCCGCGGCGGTGCGGGCCGGGTTGCGGCCTGCGGCTCGTTCGGGCGGGCATTGTTTCGACGATTTCGTCGACAGTGCCGACACGCGGGCGCTGATCGATCTCGGGCGAATGACCGGGGTCGAGTGGGACGAGCGGCATCGTGCGTTCTCTGTCGGCGCGGGTACCGAGCTGCGCGGTTTATGAAGGGCTGGCGCGATGGGGCGTGACTGTACCGGCCGGCATCTGTAAGGGCGTCGGGGTGGGCGGGCACATTTGCGGCGGGGGTTACGGTCCGCTGTCGCGTCGCCACGGCTTGGTCGCCGATCATCTCTATGGAGTGGAGGTCGTCACCGTCGACGCCGCCGGACGAGCGGCGCTCGTGCTCGCGACCAAAGACGGCCCGCACGAGGACCTGTGGTGGGCGCACACCGGTGGGGGCGGCGGCAATTTCGGGGTGGTGACCCGATTCTTGTTGCGCTCGGCCGACTCCGATGGTTCCGATCCTCATCTGGCTCTGCCACGACCGCCGGCCAATGTGCTCAGCACCCGCGTGCTGTTTCCGATCACTACCGAGGACTCGTTCGTACGGCTGCTCGGCAACTATCTGGCGTTCTTCCACCAGCACAGCGAGCCGGATGATGCCTACGCCGGGCTGTACGCGCCGTTGAGTGTCCGCACGACCGCACTCGGCAGCACGGAGCTGTTGGTTCTGCTCGACGGGGACCCACGCGAAGCTCACGATCGCTTGAAAGCTTTTCTCGCCGCGATCACCGACGGGGTCTTCCCGCCGCCGCTGATCGAACCACTCGTCCGCATGTCCTACTTCGACGCCGTCGAGCGGATCTACTACCCCAAGGCAGCCAACTCGCCGAGGGTCAAGATCAAGGCCGCCTACCTGCGCCGCCCTTACTCCGCCGAGCAGCTGCGTACCTGCTATCGCCACATGATGGATGTGAGCGTGATCGGCGAATCGGTGCTGGAATTCCT
This DNA window, taken from Nocardia sp. XZ_19_385, encodes the following:
- a CDS encoding class I SAM-dependent methyltransferase; translation: MSRTFEDLVAEAESVSVDGWDFSWLDGRATEQRPSWGYQRLMSARLAEVDSALDIQTGGGEVLAGAVLKHRKTLPPTMVATESWPPNVDKATQLLHPLGAVVVADSDEPPLPFADNAFDLITSRHPVRAWWAEIARVLRPGGSYLSQHVGPASVFELVEYFLGPQPEARKGRDPEDARKEAEAAGLEVVDLRLERLRTEFNDIGAVIYFLRKVIWMVPGFTVDQYLEQLRELHEQIEADGPFVATTTRFLIEARKPV
- a CDS encoding MDR family MFS transporter yields the protein MATETVQPGVGLRSERGAVLGALMLSTGLVALDSTIIATAILTITQNLGGFAQFPWLFSIYLLAQAVTVPIYGKLADTFGRKPVLLFGIAVFALGSLLCGLATSMVGLIIFRAIQGLGAGAVQPMTLTIAGDLYTLAERGKVQGYIAAVWAASSVLGPLLGGLFSEYLSWRWIFLVNLPVSALAAWMLLRHFKETAPKHRHSSIDYLGAMLLTLGAGAIILGLLEGGHSWAWTSPASLGIFGGGALVLAIFALVERRAANPILPLWVFTRRVLVASSIISLFVGAIILGLTSYVPTFAQGVLGSSALVAGLGVGALTLGWPITGSQAGRVYMRIGFRNSALIGSSVATVGAASLLLAGQQSTVWQLAGSCFVIGLGLGLVSTPSIIAAQSSAEWSERGVVTSTNMFARSIGSAVGVAVFGAIVNSHVHGADHPAPAALSSAVHLVFIAVAAAAVILIVASMMLPGRPTAE
- a CDS encoding SAM-dependent methyltransferase; translation: MAQPQVRTTPGLSAKIDTTIAHEARVYDYWLGGKDNYPADRALGDAIAGHIPAIQTMAQANRAFLGRSVRYLVQEAGITQFLDIGTGIPTAGNTHEVAQRAAPAARVVYVDNDPIVLAHARALMSSSPQGKTAFIHADLHDPESILTDPALNDTLDFEQPIAIMMVAVLMYFEDSDKPHEIVAKLLDRVPSGSYLVITHPTADFDERAMARVVHSAEDAGITFHPRTRAETESLFAGTELVEPGVVPVVTWRPDLAPRATNVVADPESAWYWAGVGRKP
- a CDS encoding SRPBCC family protein, which codes for MQDSVTVRMAAPAEKIWNLVSDITNTGKFSPETIAAEWLGGATEPAVGAKFRGRVNRNGWGLKYWTVCRIIAADPGREFAFTVLGPGGMPINTWRYRLEPIDGGTDVTESFHLHPSLPLRLYWLIAGRARGRTNNKGMRETLERIKAVVE
- a CDS encoding FAD-binding protein, with amino-acid sequence MPFSRRGFIASAVGATSLLVGEPGARAQTPMAGPGEPEYAKATERGYNSRFVARPERVYLPVDAEEVRAAVAAAVRAGLRPAARSGGHCFDDFVDSADTRALIDLGRMTGVEWDERHRAFSVGAGTELRGL
- a CDS encoding BBE domain-containing protein; translated protein: MTVPAGICKGVGVGGHICGGGYGPLSRRHGLVADHLYGVEVVTVDAAGRAALVLATKDGPHEDLWWAHTGGGGGNFGVVTRFLLRSADSDGSDPHLALPRPPANVLSTRVLFPITTEDSFVRLLGNYLAFFHQHSEPDDAYAGLYAPLSVRTTALGSTELLVLLDGDPREAHDRLKAFLAAITDGVFPPPLIEPLVRMSYFDAVERIYYPKAANSPRVKIKAAYLRRPYSAEQLRTCYRHMMDVSVIGESVLEFLPFGGAVNAVALGATAMPARDSFMQMLIHAAWRRPDGDEHFVTWARRFYAELYAETGGVPVPNERNGGSYINYPDPDLADPNWNTSGVPWHACYYGAQYQRLQRIKATWDPGTVFRHRLSVQP